Proteins encoded by one window of Haladaptatus sp. ZSTT2:
- a CDS encoding ferritin-like domain-containing protein, which produces MAVDSKEFAKQVIAESNRRGKKLADEVFDADDTITGDDLIPMLQGFMWSEFYLGVLPPVRAMSMLYDGARNLDQTDADVLLGLGDQIRDEVKHSKLFSRRVEELGGDPNLTHYQPTEEDLFLLERTADWDDPLSIITALNCAGEPALAEAFKAIMEKDIVDPRTRDVIHKAKIDEGNHINLGKKILARYAVDDETQARVWEIVDAKFEAAYAFHGKQMDSMSHPDRYEQSPKK; this is translated from the coding sequence ATGGCAGTCGATAGCAAAGAGTTTGCAAAGCAAGTCATCGCGGAGTCAAATCGGCGGGGGAAGAAACTCGCAGACGAAGTGTTCGATGCGGACGACACGATAACCGGTGACGACCTCATTCCAATGCTTCAGGGGTTCATGTGGTCTGAGTTCTACCTTGGCGTGTTGCCACCGGTGCGGGCAATGTCGATGCTCTACGACGGCGCGCGAAATTTAGACCAGACTGACGCAGACGTGTTGCTCGGATTAGGCGACCAAATCAGAGACGAAGTGAAACACTCAAAGCTGTTCTCTCGGCGGGTCGAAGAACTCGGCGGCGACCCGAATCTCACTCACTATCAACCCACCGAAGAAGACCTGTTCTTGCTCGAACGAACCGCAGATTGGGACGACCCACTGAGCATTATCACGGCGCTCAACTGCGCGGGCGAACCCGCACTCGCAGAGGCGTTCAAGGCAATCATGGAAAAAGACATCGTCGACCCACGGACGCGCGACGTCATCCACAAGGCAAAAATCGATGAGGGTAACCACATCAACCTCGGGAAGAAGATTTTGGCGCGATATGCCGTCGATGACGAAACCCAAGCGCGCGTCTGGGAAATTGTCGATGCGAAGTTCGAGGCAGCCTACGCCTTCCACGGCAAGCAGATGGATTCGATGTCGCATCCAGACCGCTACGAACAATCGCCGAAGAAGTAG
- a CDS encoding branched-chain amino acid ABC transporter permease produces MALASDLTIALINGLSWGITIALIALGLNLIFGLLEIVNMAHGSLYMLGAVTGWFVVDATGSFFLALLIAPIAVAVIGVVLERVVLRPIEDDISITLIATFGFLLIFQQLALLTFGPGTRTIEAPITATLQFAGLSYSAYRIVVAVVSVLLIALLYAFLFRTRMGMWMRGVRQDLETASALGVPTSQVYMLTFGLGAAFAALAGVLLAPIVSVNHLMGLDILAVAFIVVIVGGLGSLQGVLVASLLYAFLENFGAVFIAPVEARILTLVIMIVFVLLRPDGVFEEGAI; encoded by the coding sequence ATGGCGCTCGCAAGCGACCTCACGATTGCATTGATAAACGGGCTGTCGTGGGGCATTACCATCGCCCTGATTGCTCTTGGGTTGAACCTCATCTTCGGCCTGCTCGAAATCGTCAATATGGCTCACGGGTCGCTGTACATGCTCGGCGCGGTGACAGGCTGGTTCGTCGTCGATGCCACAGGGAGTTTCTTCCTCGCGTTGCTCATCGCCCCGATCGCGGTGGCTGTCATCGGCGTCGTCTTAGAACGCGTGGTGTTGCGCCCAATCGAAGACGATATTTCGATTACGCTCATCGCCACGTTCGGCTTCTTGCTCATCTTCCAGCAACTCGCATTGCTCACCTTCGGGCCGGGGACGCGCACCATCGAGGCACCCATCACGGCGACGCTTCAGTTCGCCGGCCTCTCGTACTCCGCCTACCGGATCGTCGTTGCCGTCGTCTCGGTGTTGCTCATCGCCCTGCTCTATGCGTTCCTGTTCCGCACGCGGATGGGGATGTGGATGCGCGGGGTGCGCCAAGACTTAGAGACCGCAAGCGCCCTCGGGGTTCCGACCTCGCAGGTGTACATGCTCACCTTCGGACTTGGCGCGGCCTTTGCCGCCCTCGCCGGTGTGTTGCTCGCGCCCATCGTGAGCGTCAACCACCTCATGGGCCTCGACATTCTCGCCGTCGCGTTCATCGTCGTCATCGTCGGCGGGCTTGGCTCGCTGCAAGGCGTGCTCGTGGCGAGTCTCCTGTATGCGTTCCTCGAAAACTTCGGCGCCGTGTTCATCGCGCCGGTCGAGGCGCGCATCCTGACGCTCGTCATCATGATCGTCTTCGTGCTGCTTCGCCCTGATGGCGTCTTCGAGGAGGGGGCCATATGA
- a CDS encoding ABC transporter substrate-binding protein, which yields MTLDTDTIDRRTVLRTLGVGGIAGIAGCTSGGGDGDGGGDGDGGDSTTASNDGGSGGGGSSGDAEITLGLQADLTGPLSTYGFWFERVLNGYVAELNDADNGLNLELVVEDTATDGKQGATAFRKLAQQHEADFVIGSFSSGVNLATNPLAKQLKVPYFPSGSAPSTTGADGNRWVVRTAHNITQQAYLGVEWAVENLGTKWTVVYQDYAFGQQWLAALKEFLSGKGEIIAEIPVPIGTTDLNSYLNKVPDETEVLFSALILPSSINFLQQSADLNVPGQRFGDISSIEGVDIADIESAGQGASFLTGLPPALDSEANAHLREVAQVESAEENLVRQYWVAYEALSFIVKAVMESGWQSSDDHQSFIEWFETSPSVTESMEFPQGDKFIRGADHQAYMNRYISRISGTELETLAELELNEAPTEAEVDFTQESF from the coding sequence ATGACGTTAGACACGGATACTATCGACAGACGAACAGTTCTGAGAACACTCGGTGTTGGCGGCATCGCGGGCATTGCTGGTTGTACGAGCGGCGGTGGTGATGGTGATGGCGGTGGCGACGGAGACGGTGGCGATTCCACGACCGCGTCGAACGACGGCGGAAGCGGCGGTGGTGGCTCGTCTGGTGATGCGGAAATCACACTCGGCCTTCAAGCCGACCTCACAGGCCCGCTTTCGACCTACGGCTTCTGGTTCGAACGCGTGTTGAACGGCTACGTCGCAGAACTCAACGACGCCGACAACGGCCTCAACCTCGAATTGGTCGTCGAAGACACCGCGACAGACGGCAAACAAGGGGCAACCGCGTTCCGAAAGCTTGCCCAACAACACGAAGCCGACTTCGTGATTGGGTCGTTCTCGTCGGGCGTCAATCTGGCGACCAACCCCCTCGCAAAGCAGCTGAAAGTTCCCTACTTCCCGAGTGGCTCTGCCCCATCTACGACGGGAGCCGATGGTAACCGCTGGGTCGTGCGGACGGCACACAACATCACCCAGCAGGCCTACCTCGGCGTCGAGTGGGCGGTCGAAAACCTTGGCACTAAGTGGACTGTTGTGTATCAAGACTACGCGTTCGGCCAGCAGTGGCTCGCCGCGCTCAAAGAGTTCCTCTCGGGCAAGGGAGAAATCATCGCGGAGATTCCTGTGCCCATCGGGACGACCGACCTGAACTCCTACTTGAACAAGGTCCCAGACGAGACTGAGGTGTTGTTCAGCGCGCTCATCCTTCCGTCGTCGATTAACTTCCTGCAACAGAGCGCCGACTTGAACGTCCCCGGCCAGCGCTTTGGCGACATCTCCTCGATTGAAGGTGTCGATATTGCGGACATCGAATCGGCCGGACAGGGCGCATCGTTTCTCACGGGGTTGCCGCCGGCACTCGATTCGGAGGCGAACGCTCACCTCAGAGAGGTCGCCCAAGTCGAGAGCGCAGAAGAAAATCTCGTGCGCCAGTACTGGGTCGCCTACGAGGCGTTGTCGTTCATCGTCAAAGCCGTCATGGAGTCCGGCTGGCAGTCGAGCGACGACCACCAATCGTTCATCGAGTGGTTCGAAACCAGCCCGTCGGTCACAGAAAGCATGGAATTCCCACAGGGTGATAAGTTCATCCGGGGAGCCGACCATCAAGCTTACATGAACCGGTACATCAGCCGGATTTCTGGCACGGAGCTCGAGACCCTGGCCGAACTCGAACTGAACGAAGCGCCAACCGAAGCCGAGGTGGACTTCACCCAAGAGAGCTTCTGA
- a CDS encoding branched-chain amino acid ABC transporter permease, producing the protein MSTAVSTAGRTLKPRHAIWVLLLIAAAIVPFVAGEFGLFLGASILALGLYGASFDLLYGYTGLLSFGHSVFFGVGAYAATFAINDYAIGAITSLLIAFIITGIVAIGLGLIAVRVSSHGFVIVTILLALIAHLAASSLTGLTGGTDGLTVLVPMVNLPVLGEFTLFDPMFRYYFTLVVLVVSLFLMYRVTTSPVGLAYRMIRENEKRARLLGYNVTLYKLSAFMLSGAFAGLAGALSMYISGFVSASEFSLTVSGDAIIFTLIGGRGTLIGAVVGAALIELVANQVSELTDAYPLFIGVLLVTTVILEPEGLLGLLKRVKERVLSDDSAEQTESASSREVPGNE; encoded by the coding sequence ATGAGTACCGCTGTCTCGACTGCGGGCAGAACGCTCAAACCACGCCATGCCATCTGGGTGCTCCTGCTCATCGCCGCCGCCATTGTCCCGTTCGTCGCTGGAGAGTTCGGGTTATTCCTCGGCGCGTCGATTCTCGCACTCGGGCTGTACGGTGCGTCGTTCGACTTGCTGTACGGCTACACCGGACTGTTGAGCTTCGGTCACTCGGTGTTCTTCGGCGTCGGTGCCTACGCCGCGACGTTCGCCATCAACGACTACGCCATCGGCGCAATCACGTCGCTGTTGATTGCGTTCATCATCACTGGCATCGTCGCCATCGGCCTCGGCCTCATCGCCGTCCGGGTGTCCTCACACGGTTTCGTCATCGTGACCATCCTGCTCGCGCTCATCGCGCATCTGGCCGCGTCGTCGCTGACCGGCTTGACCGGCGGCACGGACGGACTCACGGTGCTCGTCCCGATGGTGAATCTCCCCGTCCTCGGTGAGTTTACCCTGTTCGACCCGATGTTCAGGTACTACTTCACCCTCGTCGTGTTGGTCGTCTCGCTGTTCTTGATGTACCGCGTGACGACCTCGCCGGTCGGGCTTGCCTACCGGATGATTCGCGAGAACGAAAAGCGCGCACGGCTGCTTGGCTACAACGTGACGCTGTACAAACTCTCGGCGTTCATGCTGAGCGGGGCGTTTGCCGGACTCGCCGGTGCGCTTTCGATGTACATCAGCGGCTTCGTGAGTGCCTCTGAGTTCTCGCTTACCGTCTCCGGTGACGCCATCATCTTCACGCTCATCGGCGGGCGGGGGACGCTCATCGGCGCGGTCGTCGGCGCGGCGCTCATCGAACTGGTCGCAAACCAGGTGAGCGAACTCACCGACGCCTATCCGCTGTTCATCGGGGTGTTGCTCGTCACTACGGTCATCCTCGAACCGGAGGGCCTCCTTGGCCTGCTCAAACGGGTCAAAGAACGGGTGCTGAGCGACGACTCGGCGGAGCAAACTGAGTCGGCTTCCTCACGGGAGGTGCCCGGCAATGAATGA
- a CDS encoding acyl-CoA dehydrogenase family protein: MLDFVGLEEGLSSEERMVMETAREFVEKEVKPDIGTHYIEGTFPTELIEQLGELGFFAPNLDGYGLPGINETAYGLLMQELEAGDSGLRSMASVQGALVMYPIHSYGSEEQKEKWLPDMGRGEAIGCFGLTEPNHGSNPTAMETYAEKDGDEYVLNGAKTWITNSP, from the coding sequence ATGTTAGACTTTGTCGGCCTAGAGGAGGGTCTCTCCTCTGAAGAGCGAATGGTCATGGAGACCGCCCGCGAATTCGTCGAAAAAGAGGTCAAACCAGATATTGGAACCCACTACATAGAGGGGACGTTCCCGACGGAACTCATCGAACAGCTTGGGGAACTCGGCTTTTTCGCCCCAAACCTCGACGGCTATGGCCTCCCCGGTATCAACGAAACCGCCTACGGCTTGTTGATGCAGGAACTCGAAGCGGGCGACTCCGGACTCCGGTCGATGGCCAGTGTGCAGGGCGCACTCGTCATGTATCCCATCCACAGCTACGGCAGCGAGGAACAGAAGGAAAAATGGCTTCCTGATATGGGTCGTGGCGAGGCAATCGGCTGTTTCGGCTTGACCGAGCCAAACCACGGGTCGAATCCGACGGCGATGGAGACGTACGCCGAAAAAGACGGCGACGAATACGTCTTGAACGGCGCAAAGACGTGGATTACGAATTCGCC
- a CDS encoding aminopeptidase: protein MIDFELSPVARRIVEDLSDVTADEEVLVISDPEKVSVGRAITNAARAVGATAMFTVMPRLDAHGNEPPATVAAAMKEADVAVTATTHAITHTQSRLAASEAGTRVIVLRGVTEEMMIEGGMNTDFEDLREVTAAVRDVLDAAESAHVTSPAGTDIEMNLDGSSAFSLDGYFHEYGFSALPPGESPTCPQKPGTNGTVAIDYSMDNVGHLDEPILLTFEDGTVTDIEGGSGAATLQAIVDEAGENAGNLAEFAIGTNPDARLIGNLAEDKKKRGTVHFAIGDDTSLGGVLQSNIHLDGLVTKPTVKLDDELILDDGELLVDRVRELAESLR from the coding sequence ATGATTGATTTCGAACTCAGTCCAGTCGCACGACGTATCGTAGAAGACCTCTCAGACGTAACCGCAGACGAGGAAGTGCTCGTCATCTCAGACCCCGAAAAGGTGTCCGTTGGCCGGGCAATCACCAACGCGGCCCGCGCCGTTGGCGCGACGGCCATGTTTACGGTGATGCCCCGCCTCGACGCCCACGGCAACGAGCCACCCGCGACGGTCGCGGCGGCGATGAAGGAGGCGGACGTTGCGGTGACGGCGACGACACACGCCATCACGCACACCCAGTCGCGCCTCGCCGCCTCGGAGGCTGGCACGCGCGTCATCGTTCTTCGGGGCGTCACCGAGGAGATGATGATAGAAGGCGGCATGAACACGGACTTCGAAGACCTCCGTGAGGTGACGGCCGCCGTCCGCGACGTTCTTGACGCCGCAGAGAGCGCCCACGTCACGAGTCCGGCGGGCACCGACATCGAGATGAACTTGGATGGGTCGTCTGCGTTCTCGCTTGACGGCTACTTCCACGAGTACGGCTTCTCCGCACTCCCACCGGGTGAATCGCCAACGTGCCCACAAAAACCAGGGACGAACGGCACCGTCGCCATCGACTACTCGATGGACAACGTCGGCCATCTCGATGAACCAATTCTCCTCACCTTCGAAGACGGCACGGTGACGGACATCGAAGGCGGCAGCGGCGCAGCAACCTTGCAAGCGATTGTCGACGAAGCGGGCGAGAACGCGGGCAACCTCGCTGAGTTCGCCATCGGGACGAACCCGGACGCACGGCTCATCGGGAACCTCGCAGAGGACAAAAAGAAACGCGGAACGGTTCACTTCGCCATCGGCGACGACACGAGCCTCGGCGGGGTCCTCCAGAGCAACATCCACTTAGACGGGCTCGTCACGAAGCCGACGGTCAAACTCGATGACGAACTCATCTTAGACGACGGCGAGTTGCTCGTAGACCGCGTCCGTGAACTCGCAGAATCGCTTCGTTGA
- a CDS encoding FAD binding domain-containing protein: protein MRYYQPETVSAASNLLQDEPGAKIIAGGQSMMPLLRQGMVKPDALVDITRVEELQGSVEQTESTVRVSALLTYQELLEHEVTAELPLLRDSLEAIGDVQVRNAGTVGGGVAHADPAQDFPPALQCYGTNVIITDGEQERTHDINDFFIDFYFTELAPHEIVTGIEIQRPPERAGGAFAKHARTPGGFSEAGVAALLTPDESGDGYEDVALAYCAGAPVPRRVPEAVEDALTGALTKDAIHEAADAIVESLDNVGDVGDYDESYNEHIFRVLTKRALTTAAERSAGPEVDL from the coding sequence GTGAGATATTATCAACCAGAGACAGTCTCAGCAGCGTCGAACCTCCTCCAAGACGAGCCGGGAGCGAAGATAATCGCCGGCGGGCAGAGCATGATGCCGCTGTTGCGACAGGGGATGGTCAAACCCGACGCGCTCGTAGACATTACGCGCGTAGAAGAACTCCAAGGTAGCGTCGAGCAGACCGAGTCAACCGTGCGCGTCAGCGCGTTGCTGACCTACCAAGAGCTGCTCGAACACGAGGTTACAGCCGAGTTGCCGCTGTTGCGAGACTCGCTCGAAGCGATTGGCGACGTACAGGTCAGAAACGCGGGGACAGTAGGCGGCGGTGTCGCCCACGCAGACCCCGCCCAAGACTTCCCGCCCGCCTTGCAGTGTTACGGCACGAACGTCATCATCACCGACGGTGAGCAAGAGCGCACCCACGACATCAACGACTTCTTCATCGACTTCTACTTCACCGAACTCGCGCCCCACGAAATCGTCACCGGCATCGAGATTCAGCGCCCACCGGAACGAGCCGGTGGCGCGTTTGCAAAACACGCCCGGACGCCGGGTGGCTTCTCTGAAGCGGGCGTGGCCGCACTCCTAACGCCCGACGAATCCGGTGACGGCTACGAAGACGTGGCGCTCGCCTATTGTGCGGGCGCACCCGTCCCGCGGCGAGTGCCCGAAGCGGTTGAGGATGCCCTCACCGGAGCACTCACGAAAGACGCCATCCACGAGGCGGCAGACGCAATCGTCGAAAGCCTCGATAACGTCGGTGACGTGGGCGATTACGACGAATCGTACAACGAACACATCTTTCGCGTGCTGACCAAGCGCGCACTCACGACGGCCGCCGAGCGCTCGGCGGGTCCGGAGGTAGACCTATGA
- a CDS encoding ABC transporter ATP-binding protein, producing MNETVVLKTEGLTKRFGGFTAVEDVDFEMYEGEIRGLIGPNGAGKTTFFSMLSGQLDATEGTIWFKGNDITDVPPHKIARQGMSLAFQITSVFPDMTVIENVLGAINGQKPILTPFSRYDADTEGHEKALKILRRVGLEEHAEATVENLSHGDQKVLEIALALASDPDMLLLDEPTAGLSASETSQVTALLEELHGEITIMLIEHDMEVVMRVVDSLTVLHHGQIIAEGTPDDIRTDEQVQEVYFGRDQ from the coding sequence ATGAATGAGACTGTCGTCCTCAAAACGGAGGGCCTCACCAAACGCTTCGGGGGCTTTACCGCCGTCGAAGACGTTGACTTCGAGATGTACGAGGGCGAAATCCGCGGGCTCATCGGCCCGAACGGTGCCGGGAAGACGACGTTCTTCTCGATGCTCTCGGGACAACTCGACGCGACCGAGGGAACCATCTGGTTCAAGGGCAACGATATCACCGACGTTCCGCCACACAAGATTGCGCGACAGGGGATGTCGCTCGCGTTCCAGATTACGAGCGTCTTCCCGGACATGACCGTCATCGAAAACGTGCTCGGCGCAATCAACGGCCAGAAGCCGATACTGACGCCGTTTTCGCGCTACGACGCAGACACCGAAGGCCATGAGAAGGCCCTCAAAATCCTGCGGCGGGTCGGTCTCGAAGAGCACGCAGAGGCGACCGTCGAAAACCTCTCACACGGCGACCAGAAGGTGCTCGAAATCGCGCTCGCACTCGCGAGTGACCCCGACATGCTGTTGTTAGACGAGCCAACCGCAGGGCTGTCAGCGAGCGAAACGTCGCAGGTCACGGCGCTGTTAGAAGAACTCCACGGGGAGATAACCATAATGCTCATTGAACATGACATGGAAGTCGTGATGCGCGTCGTCGATAGCCTGACCGTCCTGCACCACGGCCAGATTATCGCAGAGGGCACGCCAGACGACATTCGCACCGACGAACAAGTTCAGGAAGTGTACTTCGGGAGAGACCAGTAG
- a CDS encoding ABC transporter substrate-binding protein: MAPDGKPNAKQSVSNRSISRRSALRGLGAASLVGLAGCTGGSNNGDGGDGGGASGPDKITIGLQADMTGVLASYGYWHKRVLEGYVEELNANDGINGAEVELVVEDTATDSKQGVQAMRKLVQQEGADFVIGSQSSGVSIATNPLAKQLKVPYFPIGEAPSITGADGTRWTIRNNHSTNHAAILAVQYGLENLGKNWTIMYQDYAFGQQYTEWVKREVEGSGTVLTEIPVPVGTSDLNSYLNKVPDDTEVLFNALVGPSALNFLKQSADLGTSGARLGPIASVEGVDVSGLDAGADGAAYVTMLPRRLEEADNEYNRHLRDIARVDESDQVLNGGHYFVSYEALSWIKDAVTETGWSSESDNQAFIEWFETGPSVEQSNAYPQGKKMFRGTDHQAFMDMYIEEISGGKLTVAEHIEVSEPTFDAQSDLSAMSF, from the coding sequence ATGGCACCAGATGGCAAGCCGAATGCAAAGCAGAGCGTATCGAATCGCAGTATTTCGCGGCGTAGCGCCCTGAGAGGGCTCGGCGCCGCATCACTCGTCGGGCTCGCAGGATGTACCGGAGGGTCGAACAATGGCGATGGTGGCGACGGTGGCGGCGCAAGCGGCCCCGACAAAATCACCATTGGCCTGCAAGCCGACATGACGGGCGTCCTCGCCAGTTACGGCTACTGGCACAAGCGCGTCCTCGAAGGCTACGTCGAAGAACTCAACGCCAACGACGGCATCAACGGCGCGGAAGTCGAGTTGGTCGTCGAAGACACGGCCACCGACAGCAAACAGGGCGTCCAAGCGATGCGCAAACTCGTCCAACAAGAGGGCGCAGACTTCGTCATCGGGTCGCAGTCCTCGGGCGTAAGCATCGCAACGAACCCGCTTGCAAAGCAGTTGAAGGTCCCGTACTTCCCGATTGGCGAAGCGCCGTCGATTACGGGCGCAGACGGCACGCGCTGGACGATTCGCAACAACCACAGCACGAACCACGCGGCCATCCTCGCGGTCCAGTACGGCCTCGAAAATCTGGGCAAAAACTGGACCATCATGTACCAGGACTACGCCTTTGGCCAGCAGTACACCGAGTGGGTAAAACGCGAGGTCGAAGGCTCGGGTACGGTGCTCACCGAAATTCCCGTTCCGGTCGGCACGAGCGACTTGAATTCCTATCTCAACAAGGTACCCGACGATACCGAAGTCCTGTTCAACGCGCTGGTCGGCCCCTCGGCACTGAACTTCCTCAAACAGAGCGCAGACCTCGGAACGTCCGGGGCACGTCTCGGCCCAATCGCCTCCGTCGAGGGCGTTGACGTGAGCGGCCTCGATGCGGGTGCAGACGGCGCGGCATACGTGACGATGCTCCCGCGGCGGCTCGAAGAGGCGGACAACGAGTACAACCGCCACCTGCGAGACATTGCACGGGTCGATGAATCCGACCAAGTACTAAACGGCGGCCACTACTTCGTCTCGTACGAGGCACTCTCGTGGATTAAAGACGCCGTCACCGAAACTGGGTGGAGTTCTGAAAGCGACAACCAAGCGTTCATCGAGTGGTTCGAAACGGGTCCGAGCGTCGAACAGTCGAATGCCTACCCACAGGGGAAAAAGATGTTCCGCGGAACTGACCACCAAGCGTTCATGGATATGTACATAGAAGAGATTTCAGGCGGAAAGCTGACCGTCGCGGAGCACATCGAAGTGTCCGAGCCAACATTCGACGCGCAGAGTGACCTCTCTGCGATGTCGTTCTGA
- a CDS encoding (2Fe-2S)-binding protein, whose product MSTHDIEAEPNEITLELNGTEQSLPAIPGVPLRDSLREAGLTGTKDSCEVGKCGACTVLVDGVPVKSCLVPTHQAKDAAVTTIEGLATDGDLHPVQESFIEEFGLQCGYCTPGFVMSTVALLSQNPDPTRQEIREFLKGNLCRCTGYTKIFDAVEAAAEKQR is encoded by the coding sequence ATGAGCACACACGACATCGAAGCCGAACCGAACGAAATCACCCTTGAGCTAAACGGCACCGAACAATCGTTACCCGCCATCCCCGGCGTCCCGCTCAGAGATTCGCTGCGCGAAGCCGGGCTGACGGGAACGAAAGACAGCTGTGAGGTCGGCAAGTGCGGAGCCTGCACCGTCCTCGTAGACGGCGTCCCAGTCAAGTCCTGTCTGGTGCCCACCCATCAGGCGAAAGACGCTGCCGTGACGACAATCGAAGGCCTCGCCACGGACGGCGACCTGCACCCGGTCCAAGAATCGTTCATCGAGGAGTTCGGCCTGCAGTGTGGCTACTGTACACCCGGCTTCGTCATGTCCACCGTGGCGCTGCTCTCCCAGAACCCCGACCCAACGCGCCAAGAGATTCGAGAGTTCCTGAAAGGCAACCTCTGTCGGTGTACGGGCTACACGAAAATCTTCGACGCGGTGGAAGCGGCAGCAGAAAAACAGCGATAA
- a CDS encoding ABC transporter ATP-binding protein → MILDVDNIDSYYGKSHVLHDVSFEAGRDEVVALLGRNGVGKTTTMKSIMGLVPPKSGTISFDGEDITGDKPYNIANRGISYVPQDRGMFPELTVAENLRMGLGTGNLADGRLESIYERFPRVEERLNQRAGTLSGGEQQMVAMARGLMRDPKLLLLDEPTEGLMPALIPEIADITLDIADAGYTIVIVEQNVDLVLDISDRIYLMDNGRIHEQATPDELREDESLLEHYLGVH, encoded by the coding sequence ATGATATTAGACGTAGACAACATCGACTCGTACTACGGCAAGAGCCACGTCCTCCACGACGTGAGCTTCGAGGCAGGCCGCGATGAAGTGGTTGCCTTGCTTGGCCGAAACGGCGTTGGCAAGACCACGACGATGAAGTCCATCATGGGTCTCGTCCCGCCGAAATCCGGAACCATCTCGTTCGACGGCGAGGACATCACCGGCGACAAGCCGTACAACATCGCAAACCGTGGGATTAGCTACGTGCCCCAAGACCGCGGGATGTTCCCGGAGCTGACGGTTGCAGAAAACCTCCGGATGGGACTCGGAACGGGCAACCTCGCAGATGGCCGTCTCGAAAGCATCTACGAGCGCTTCCCGCGCGTCGAAGAACGCCTCAATCAGCGGGCAGGCACGCTTTCTGGCGGCGAACAGCAGATGGTCGCCATGGCCCGTGGGCTGATGCGCGACCCGAAACTCCTGTTGCTCGATGAGCCGACCGAGGGGCTGATGCCCGCGCTGATCCCGGAAATCGCCGACATCACGCTCGACATCGCAGACGCTGGCTACACCATCGTCATCGTCGAGCAGAACGTCGACCTCGTGCTCGACATCTCAGACCGCATTTACCTCATGGATAACGGTCGCATTCACGAGCAGGCTACCCCGGACGAACTGCGCGAAGACGAATCGCTGCTCGAACACTACTTAGGCGTCCACTGA